Proteins encoded within one genomic window of Variovorax sp. OAS795:
- a CDS encoding shikimate dehydrogenase, translated as MHAPDLPPSAAHPSIDGHTRLVPLLAYPSEHVRTPALFNSYCVAHGLNAVMFALKVPPAHLQSTWRSLRNIENLAGVVVTIPHKAPVASVVDSLEGAARHMGVCNVARRGADGRFVGRMYDGVGFVAGLVSQGIDVRGRRAALFGAGGAGTAIAHELCSQGLAHLHLVNRTPAKAEALARELAALYPNVAVHSTLADPSALDLAINGTALGLHAGDALPFDPATLGATTVVAEVVMQPDTTALLQRASDLGLRVHRGIHMVQTQVQLLAEFVLAPRG; from the coding sequence ATGCACGCCCCAGACCTCCCTCCCTCCGCCGCCCATCCGTCCATCGACGGCCACACGCGGCTGGTGCCGCTGCTGGCTTATCCCTCGGAGCATGTGCGCACGCCGGCGCTTTTCAACAGCTACTGCGTGGCCCATGGGCTGAACGCGGTGATGTTCGCGCTCAAGGTGCCGCCCGCGCACCTGCAGTCGACCTGGCGGAGCCTGCGTAACATCGAGAACCTCGCGGGCGTGGTGGTCACCATTCCGCACAAGGCGCCGGTCGCCTCGGTGGTCGATTCGCTCGAGGGCGCGGCGCGCCACATGGGCGTGTGCAACGTCGCACGCCGCGGCGCCGACGGCCGCTTCGTCGGTCGCATGTACGACGGCGTCGGTTTCGTCGCGGGTCTCGTCTCGCAGGGCATCGACGTGCGCGGGCGGCGTGCGGCCCTGTTCGGCGCCGGCGGCGCGGGCACCGCGATCGCGCACGAGCTGTGCAGCCAGGGCCTGGCCCATCTGCATTTGGTCAACCGGACCCCCGCGAAGGCCGAGGCGCTCGCACGCGAGCTGGCAGCGCTCTATCCGAACGTCGCGGTGCACTCCACGCTCGCCGACCCCTCGGCGCTCGACCTCGCGATCAACGGCACCGCGCTGGGCCTGCATGCGGGCGACGCCTTGCCCTTCGACCCGGCCACGCTCGGCGCGACGACCGTGGTTGCAGAGGTCGTGATGCAGCCCGACACCACCGCGCTGCTCCAGCGTGCTTCGGACCTGGGGCTGCGCGTGCACCGCGGCATCCACATGGTTCAGACACAGGTCCAACTGCTGGCCGAGTTCGTCCTCGCGCCGCGCGGCTGA
- a CDS encoding ABC transporter ATP-binding protein has protein sequence MSTLGNAMLEVQGLQKRFGGVHAVRDVSFSLRQGEILGLLGPNGAGKTTAFNLIAGFHPLDEGQVRFEGRNIAGMNPNQICHAGIARTFQISRPFGGLTALENVMVGAFARHPTRSKARAEAERMLDFLGMSSRADHDAGDLTAFDKRKLELGRALATGPRLLLMDEVVAGATPSEAGEMVRLVHKVREQGISVLIVEHVMKVIMGLSDRVIVMDQGTLIANGKPADVVNDPRVLTAYFGEGYAGNDI, from the coding sequence ATGAGCACGCTCGGCAACGCCATGCTCGAGGTCCAGGGCCTGCAGAAGCGCTTCGGTGGGGTGCACGCGGTGCGCGACGTCTCGTTCAGCCTGCGGCAGGGCGAGATCCTCGGCCTGCTGGGCCCCAACGGCGCCGGCAAGACGACGGCCTTCAACCTGATTGCGGGCTTCCACCCGCTCGACGAGGGCCAGGTGCGCTTCGAGGGCCGCAACATCGCCGGCATGAACCCGAACCAGATCTGCCATGCGGGCATCGCCCGCACCTTCCAGATCTCGCGACCCTTCGGCGGCCTGACGGCGCTCGAGAACGTGATGGTGGGCGCCTTCGCGCGCCACCCCACGCGCTCGAAGGCACGGGCCGAGGCCGAGCGCATGCTCGACTTCCTCGGCATGTCCTCGCGGGCCGACCACGACGCGGGCGACCTCACGGCCTTCGACAAGCGCAAGCTCGAACTGGGCCGCGCGCTGGCCACCGGGCCGCGCCTGCTGCTGATGGACGAGGTCGTGGCCGGCGCGACGCCGAGCGAGGCCGGCGAGATGGTGCGGCTGGTGCACAAGGTGCGCGAACAGGGGATTTCGGTGCTCATCGTCGAGCACGTGATGAAGGTGATCATGGGTCTGTCCGACCGCGTGATCGTGATGGACCAGGGCACGCTGATCGCGAACGGCAAGCCTGCCGACGTGGTCAACGATCCGCGCGTGCTCACCGCTTACTTTGGAGAAGGCTATGCCGGCAACGATATTTAG
- a CDS encoding NAD(P)H-quinone oxidoreductase, producing the protein MSALSLMDYVDHGAGGGPEVLKMASGKRPTPAPGEVLIRVAYAGVNRPEALQRAGLYAPPPGASQILGLEVSGEVVALGAGVERWKVGDAVCALTNGGGYAQYVVAPQGQVLPVPQGLSLMQAGALPENYFTVWTNVFQRAGLRAGESVLVHGGSSGIGLTAIQLAKAFGATVLSTAGSAAKAAACREAGAAFAINYREQDFVAVALDATSGQGVNVVLDMVGGRYIARNLQALAVEGRLVQISFLEASKVELDWTPLMVKRLHFTGSTLRPRSLADKARIADELQEQVWPLLSSQQVAPVVHRVFPIAQAAEAHALMESSEHIGKILLEV; encoded by the coding sequence ATGAGCGCGCTGTCCCTGATGGACTACGTCGACCACGGCGCAGGTGGCGGTCCGGAGGTGCTGAAGATGGCCAGCGGCAAGCGGCCCACGCCTGCGCCCGGCGAGGTGCTGATCCGCGTCGCGTACGCAGGCGTCAACCGGCCGGAGGCGCTGCAGCGCGCCGGCCTCTATGCGCCGCCGCCCGGCGCCTCCCAGATCCTCGGCCTCGAGGTGTCGGGCGAAGTAGTCGCGCTGGGCGCAGGCGTCGAACGCTGGAAAGTCGGCGACGCGGTCTGCGCGCTGACCAACGGCGGCGGCTATGCGCAGTACGTCGTCGCGCCGCAGGGGCAGGTGTTGCCCGTGCCGCAGGGCCTGTCGCTGATGCAGGCGGGCGCGCTGCCGGAGAACTACTTCACCGTCTGGACCAACGTGTTCCAGCGCGCGGGGCTGCGCGCCGGCGAGAGCGTGCTGGTCCACGGCGGCTCCTCGGGCATTGGGCTCACCGCCATCCAGCTGGCCAAGGCCTTCGGCGCCACGGTGCTGAGCACCGCGGGCAGCGCGGCCAAGGCGGCGGCATGCCGCGAAGCCGGCGCGGCCTTCGCGATCAACTACCGCGAGCAGGACTTCGTCGCCGTCGCGCTCGATGCAACGAGCGGCCAGGGCGTGAACGTGGTGCTGGACATGGTCGGCGGCCGCTACATCGCGCGCAACCTCCAAGCCCTGGCGGTCGAGGGCCGGCTGGTCCAAATCTCCTTCCTCGAGGCCTCCAAGGTTGAGCTCGACTGGACCCCGCTGATGGTCAAGCGCCTGCACTTCACCGGCTCCACGCTGCGCCCGCGCAGCTTGGCGGACAAGGCGCGCATTGCCGACGAACTGCAGGAACAGGTCTGGCCGCTGCTGAGCAGCCAGCAGGTCGCGCCGGTGGTGCATCGCGTGTTTCCGATCGCCCAGGCGGCGGAGGCCCACGCATTGATGGAGTCCTCGGAGCACATCGGGAAGATCCTGCTGGAGGTCTGA
- a CDS encoding ABC transporter substrate-binding protein produces MQTSKPGAFRALVMAATAMTLGGLCTLASAQAKDVKIGFVLPLSGGAATIGNQTKVGAEVAVAQINAAGGVKSMGGAKLVPVFADSQSKPDVGVAETERLITRENVAMVVGAYNSGVTFPATELAERYKTPWLVTGAVKDEITERNFKYVFRPNNKATYDAREQLDAIDMLKKETGKGPKTIGLFYEGTDWGRSHSANVKKLAKERGYQISLDESYPPNQSDFSAQLLKIRATKPEALIVVAYTPDHILFTRQFNEGGVYVPYGVHSVGGGSEDPNFYKAVSPKTVENMFVQEDFQIDIMRATKDAASIDADKRFTAAIGYSINAYGGQGVSNVYIVKDALERAGTADREKLRAALAATDITSGPALITGYERIKFDENGQNTFAHGVISQNHGGERRTVWPAASRLAGVTPVWPLPERR; encoded by the coding sequence ATGCAAACCTCGAAACCGGGCGCGTTCCGCGCATTGGTCATGGCGGCGACCGCCATGACCCTGGGCGGCCTGTGCACCCTCGCTTCGGCCCAGGCCAAGGACGTGAAGATCGGCTTCGTGCTGCCGCTGTCCGGCGGCGCGGCCACCATCGGCAACCAGACCAAAGTCGGCGCGGAGGTCGCGGTCGCGCAGATCAACGCGGCCGGCGGTGTCAAGTCGATGGGCGGCGCGAAGCTGGTGCCCGTCTTCGCCGACAGCCAGTCGAAGCCCGACGTCGGCGTGGCCGAGACCGAGCGCCTCATCACGCGCGAGAACGTCGCGATGGTGGTCGGCGCCTACAACAGTGGCGTGACCTTTCCCGCGACCGAACTCGCCGAGCGCTACAAGACGCCCTGGCTGGTGACGGGCGCGGTCAAGGACGAGATCACCGAGCGCAACTTCAAGTACGTGTTTCGCCCGAACAACAAGGCCACCTACGACGCCCGCGAGCAGCTCGACGCCATCGACATGCTCAAGAAGGAGACCGGCAAGGGGCCGAAGACCATCGGCCTGTTCTACGAGGGCACCGACTGGGGCCGCTCGCATTCGGCCAACGTCAAGAAGCTGGCCAAGGAACGCGGCTACCAGATCTCGCTCGACGAGTCCTACCCGCCGAACCAGTCGGACTTCTCGGCCCAGTTGCTGAAAATCCGCGCCACCAAGCCAGAGGCGCTGATCGTGGTGGCCTACACGCCCGACCACATCCTTTTCACGCGCCAGTTCAACGAAGGCGGTGTCTACGTGCCCTACGGTGTGCATTCGGTCGGGGGCGGTTCGGAGGACCCGAACTTCTACAAGGCAGTGTCGCCCAAGACCGTGGAGAACATGTTCGTGCAGGAGGACTTCCAGATCGACATCATGCGTGCCACCAAAGACGCCGCGTCGATCGACGCCGACAAGCGCTTCACGGCCGCGATCGGCTACAGCATCAACGCCTACGGGGGGCAGGGCGTGTCGAACGTCTACATCGTCAAGGACGCGCTCGAGCGTGCCGGCACTGCGGACCGCGAGAAGCTGCGCGCTGCGCTGGCCGCGACCGACATCACCAGCGGCCCCGCGCTGATCACCGGCTACGAGCGCATCAAGTTCGACGAGAACGGCCAGAATACCTTCGCCCATGGCGTGATCTCGCAGAACCATGGCGGCGAGCGCCGCACGGTCTGGCCCGCTGCGAGCCGGCTGGCTGGCGTCACCCCGGTCTGGCCGCTGCCCGAAAGGCGCTGA
- a CDS encoding branched-chain amino acid ABC transporter permease produces the protein MDPLILLYAVVNGLLLGGIYGGIALGLSLIFGVLRVINFAHGSFLMVAMYASWGLWAAFGWHPYASVVVTVPFLYLLGYFTQSVVIAPLIRRESTLVVEPLGALLLTTGLYLVLDNLVLMGFGPDVRSANVEFASGSLLIAGLPVNIPRLIGCAAGVLVAAALWWALRHTDSGRAIRATAQNREAAALSGVDIQRVYNHTFGIGAAILGLFGALLTPFLSITPTVGQMFGVKSFLVVVLGGIGSIPGSILGGLLLGVFESVASQYVTATSAAIFSFGLFIAVLLFRPNGLLGRKI, from the coding sequence ATGGACCCCCTAATTCTTCTCTACGCCGTCGTCAACGGCCTCCTGCTGGGCGGCATCTACGGCGGCATCGCGCTCGGGCTCAGCCTGATCTTCGGCGTGCTGCGCGTCATCAACTTCGCGCACGGCTCCTTCCTCATGGTGGCCATGTACGCAAGCTGGGGCCTTTGGGCTGCGTTCGGCTGGCACCCTTATGCCTCCGTCGTGGTCACCGTGCCTTTTCTCTACCTGCTGGGCTACTTCACGCAATCCGTCGTGATCGCCCCGCTGATCCGGCGCGAGTCCACGCTGGTGGTCGAGCCGCTCGGAGCGCTGCTGCTGACCACCGGCCTCTACTTGGTGCTCGACAACTTGGTGCTGATGGGCTTCGGCCCGGACGTGCGCTCGGCCAACGTTGAGTTCGCCAGCGGCTCTCTGCTGATCGCCGGCCTGCCGGTCAACATCCCGCGGCTGATCGGCTGCGCCGCGGGCGTGCTGGTCGCGGCGGCGCTCTGGTGGGCCCTGCGCCACACCGACAGCGGCCGCGCGATCCGCGCCACCGCGCAGAACCGGGAGGCGGCCGCCTTGAGCGGCGTGGACATCCAGCGCGTCTACAACCACACGTTCGGCATCGGCGCCGCGATCCTGGGGCTGTTCGGCGCGCTGCTCACGCCCTTCCTGTCCATCACGCCCACGGTCGGTCAGATGTTCGGCGTCAAGTCCTTCCTGGTCGTGGTGCTGGGCGGCATCGGCTCCATCCCGGGCTCGATCCTCGGCGGGCTGCTGCTCGGCGTGTTCGAGTCGGTGGCCTCGCAATACGTGACCGCGACCTCGGCCGCCATCTTTTCGTTCGGCCTGTTCATCGCCGTGCTGCTGTTCAGGCCCAACGGCCTGCTCGGCCGCAAGATCTGA
- a CDS encoding SDR family oxidoreductase, producing MNTSLKSSDAERRNVAVVTGGGTGIGLACARHFAAMGWRVIALGMDREDADAPGVEFSKLDITDEVAVQQAVQGLDGIDALVNAAGLIRHEGREWGSEGFRQVLEVNLVGTQLVTMACKDGLAKRQGAVVNFASMFSWFGSRNNPSYAASKGAVVALTRSHAMAFADLGIRVNAVAPGWIDTRLASGAIHNPDRAPGILARIPAKRWGTADEVAEVVGFLSTAPSRYVTGALLPVDGGFHIG from the coding sequence ATGAATACATCATTGAAGAGTTCGGACGCCGAGCGTCGCAATGTGGCTGTGGTGACTGGCGGAGGGACGGGCATCGGCCTGGCATGTGCCCGGCATTTCGCGGCCATGGGCTGGCGCGTGATCGCGCTGGGCATGGATCGTGAAGACGCCGATGCCCCGGGCGTCGAGTTCTCGAAGCTCGACATCACCGACGAGGTCGCCGTGCAGCAAGCGGTGCAGGGCCTCGACGGCATCGACGCGCTGGTCAATGCAGCGGGCCTGATCCGGCACGAAGGGCGCGAATGGGGATCCGAAGGCTTCCGGCAGGTGCTGGAGGTGAACCTTGTGGGCACCCAACTCGTGACCATGGCCTGCAAGGATGGGTTGGCGAAGCGCCAGGGCGCGGTCGTGAACTTCGCGTCGATGTTCAGCTGGTTCGGCTCGCGCAACAACCCCTCGTACGCGGCCAGCAAGGGCGCGGTGGTGGCGCTCACGCGCTCACACGCGATGGCCTTCGCCGACCTCGGCATCCGCGTGAACGCGGTGGCGCCGGGCTGGATCGACACCCGGCTGGCCAGCGGCGCCATCCACAATCCCGACCGGGCGCCCGGCATCCTCGCGCGCATCCCGGCCAAGCGCTGGGGCACGGCGGACGAAGTCGCCGAAGTGGTGGGCTTCCTGAGCACCGCGCCTTCGCGCTACGTGACCGGCGCGCTGCTTCCGGTCGACGGCGGCTTCCACATCGGTTGA
- a CDS encoding branched-chain amino acid ABC transporter permease, whose protein sequence is MSTSRRSITAVLGLPLLAIALVLPFFVQEAYLLHSLTMILYFAYMASAWNFVCGYVGQLSLGHAVFAGLAGYATVLLYTQLGWSPWFGMLAGGLLAAILAVILGYPNFKLRGPYFTLTTIAFAEIVRIWLENTDEFMGIPLKGAQGLVVPPSDLGWQVFQFDGKVPYYYIALAMLVIMLLATIVLERSRLGYYLKAVRGDPNGAAALGVNGTRCSLTALAISAFMTGLGGAFYAQFFRYINPERNLGMEFSIDTALMAIVGGQGTVLGPVLGALLLHPIAEITRAWFGGRFPGLHLVIYGAILMVAVLYFPKGVIAPLQHWLTRRGLRKAAPAPAIGDVQEVRS, encoded by the coding sequence ATGTCTACTTCCCGCCGCTCCATCACCGCGGTCCTAGGCCTTCCCCTGCTGGCGATCGCGCTGGTGCTGCCCTTCTTCGTGCAGGAGGCCTACCTGCTGCACTCGCTGACCATGATCCTGTACTTCGCCTACATGGCGTCGGCCTGGAACTTCGTCTGCGGCTACGTCGGCCAGCTCTCGCTGGGCCACGCTGTCTTCGCCGGCCTGGCCGGCTACGCGACCGTGCTGCTCTACACGCAGCTCGGCTGGTCGCCCTGGTTCGGCATGCTGGCCGGGGGCCTTCTCGCGGCCATCCTGGCCGTGATCCTCGGCTATCCGAACTTCAAGCTGCGCGGCCCCTACTTCACGCTGACGACCATCGCCTTCGCGGAGATCGTGCGCATCTGGCTCGAGAACACCGACGAGTTCATGGGCATCCCGCTCAAGGGCGCGCAGGGCCTGGTGGTGCCGCCCAGCGACCTCGGCTGGCAGGTGTTCCAGTTCGACGGCAAGGTGCCCTACTACTACATCGCGCTGGCGATGCTTGTGATCATGCTGCTGGCCACGATCGTGCTCGAGCGCTCGCGCCTGGGCTACTACCTCAAGGCGGTGCGCGGCGACCCCAACGGCGCGGCCGCGTTGGGAGTCAACGGCACGCGCTGCTCGCTGACCGCGCTTGCGATCAGCGCCTTCATGACCGGCCTGGGCGGTGCGTTCTACGCGCAGTTCTTCCGCTACATCAATCCCGAGCGCAACCTCGGCATGGAGTTCTCGATCGACACCGCGCTGATGGCGATCGTCGGCGGACAGGGCACCGTGCTCGGACCCGTGCTGGGCGCGCTGCTGCTACACCCGATCGCTGAGATCACGCGCGCTTGGTTCGGTGGCCGCTTCCCCGGCCTGCACCTGGTGATCTACGGCGCCATCCTGATGGTGGCGGTGCTCTACTTCCCGAAGGGCGTGATCGCGCCGCTGCAGCACTGGCTCACGCGGCGCGGCCTGCGCAAGGCCGCTCCGGCTCCGGCCATTGGCGACGTCCAGGAGGTGCGTTCATGA
- a CDS encoding transketolase, whose protein sequence is MTPTSSNAAPYADFTPTPEQIALLREKARFVRLETIRLIEIAKVGHYSSVFSCAEIFSSLYYDVMQLRQSEPQWADRDRFLMGKGHAAVGLFPILAEKGFIPKASLDDYTRLGSPLGDHPDMTKVPGIDFSSGSIGHAMSAGAGMALGGRMQGKDFAVFAMVGDGEMQEGQVWEAALFAAHHKLSRLIGIVDRNGYQLDGKVDDVIGVESLAEKWRSFGWETHEVDGHDLGALTALLRRLRADMQRDRPACVIAKTIKGRGVSYMETEPGWHLGYLAPIDAEAAVAEIMNKDI, encoded by the coding sequence ATGACCCCAACTTCATCGAACGCCGCGCCCTACGCGGACTTCACGCCCACCCCCGAGCAGATCGCACTGCTGCGGGAAAAGGCGCGCTTCGTGCGCCTCGAGACCATCCGCCTGATCGAGATCGCGAAGGTCGGACACTACAGCTCGGTGTTCTCCTGCGCCGAGATCTTCTCGTCGCTCTACTACGACGTGATGCAGCTGCGCCAGAGCGAGCCGCAATGGGCCGACCGCGACCGCTTCCTCATGGGCAAGGGCCACGCAGCCGTCGGCCTGTTCCCGATCCTGGCGGAGAAGGGCTTCATCCCGAAGGCCTCGCTGGACGACTACACGCGCCTGGGCAGCCCGCTGGGCGACCACCCCGACATGACCAAGGTGCCGGGCATCGACTTCAGCTCGGGCTCGATCGGCCATGCGATGTCCGCCGGCGCCGGCATGGCGCTGGGCGGCCGCATGCAGGGCAAGGACTTCGCGGTGTTCGCGATGGTGGGTGACGGCGAGATGCAGGAGGGCCAGGTCTGGGAGGCCGCCCTCTTCGCCGCGCACCACAAGCTGTCGCGCCTGATCGGCATCGTGGACCGCAACGGCTACCAGCTCGACGGCAAGGTAGACGACGTGATCGGCGTCGAGTCGCTGGCCGAGAAGTGGCGCTCCTTCGGCTGGGAGACGCACGAGGTCGACGGCCATGACCTGGGCGCGCTCACCGCATTGCTGCGCCGCCTGCGCGCCGACATGCAGCGCGACCGACCTGCCTGCGTGATCGCCAAAACCATCAAGGGCCGCGGCGTCTCCTACATGGAGACCGAGCCGGGCTGGCACCTGGGCTACCTCGCCCCCATCGATGCAGAGGCCGCCGTGGCCGAGATCATGAACAAGGACATCTGA
- a CDS encoding ABC transporter ATP-binding protein, which yields MPATIFSARNVWSGYGEQQVLRGVDLELAPGSITALIGANGAGKTTFLRTVSGLLRATRGEIQLACESLVGRKPHDIVTLGFVQSPEGKQLFTEMSVLENLLLGASSAHAKAVRQRTLEEVFELFPILAERRSQLAGTMSGGQQQMVAVGRALMALPKVLALDEPSLGLAPIMVQRLFDSIVRIRDRGLAVLVIEQNVQMVLKIADRGYVLENGAVALTGTGAELLHNPHLRASYLGL from the coding sequence ATGCCGGCAACGATATTTAGCGCCCGGAACGTCTGGTCCGGCTACGGCGAGCAGCAGGTGCTGCGCGGCGTCGACCTCGAACTGGCACCGGGCAGCATCACCGCGCTGATCGGCGCCAACGGGGCTGGCAAGACCACTTTCCTACGCACCGTGTCCGGGCTGCTGCGCGCCACGCGCGGCGAGATCCAGCTCGCGTGCGAATCGCTGGTCGGCCGCAAGCCACACGACATCGTGACCCTGGGCTTCGTCCAGTCGCCCGAGGGCAAGCAGCTGTTCACCGAGATGTCGGTGCTGGAGAACCTGCTCCTGGGCGCCAGCAGCGCGCATGCCAAGGCGGTGCGCCAGCGCACGCTGGAGGAAGTGTTCGAGCTGTTCCCCATCCTGGCCGAGCGGCGCAGCCAGCTGGCCGGCACCATGTCGGGGGGCCAGCAGCAGATGGTGGCGGTAGGCCGCGCGCTGATGGCGCTGCCCAAGGTACTGGCACTCGACGAGCCCTCGCTGGGCCTAGCGCCGATCATGGTGCAGCGGCTGTTCGACAGCATCGTGCGCATCCGCGACCGCGGCCTGGCCGTGCTGGTGATCGAGCAGAACGTGCAGATGGTGCTGAAGATCGCGGACCGCGGCTACGTGCTCGAGAACGGCGCCGTCGCGCTCACCGGCACCGGCGCGGAACTGCTGCACAACCCGCATCTGCGCGCCAGCTATCTCGGGCTTTGA
- a CDS encoding GntR family transcriptional regulator, which yields MSILLQLSSENLSSRVYGRIRSALMDGEFAPGERLRIKDLSSQLGTSITPVREAIFKLVSERALEMRAATAIHVPILGPDDLRQIQLMRLALEGAAAERACTLMTPADLDRLAKIQEEFVIAAAKDAALAAKLNTDFHFGLLRAAQMPLVTATVENFWVMMGPLLRTFHNEMPRREISSRNHKHYQVLRALRKRDPQAARVAIQDDIRWSDVIIAWLEKQNAA from the coding sequence ATGTCGATCCTGCTACAGCTCTCCAGCGAAAACCTGTCTTCCCGTGTTTACGGGCGCATCCGTTCAGCCCTGATGGATGGCGAATTCGCGCCTGGCGAACGGTTGCGCATCAAGGACTTGTCCTCGCAGCTCGGGACTAGCATCACGCCCGTTCGCGAAGCCATCTTCAAGCTGGTGAGCGAACGCGCATTGGAAATGCGTGCCGCTACAGCCATCCACGTTCCGATACTGGGGCCCGATGACCTACGTCAGATTCAGCTCATGCGACTGGCTCTTGAGGGGGCCGCTGCGGAGAGGGCGTGCACGCTGATGACACCTGCTGATCTGGACCGGCTCGCGAAGATCCAGGAAGAGTTTGTCATCGCTGCCGCCAAAGATGCGGCGCTGGCTGCCAAGCTGAACACCGACTTCCATTTCGGGTTGCTGCGTGCAGCACAGATGCCGCTGGTCACCGCGACGGTCGAGAACTTCTGGGTCATGATGGGGCCGTTGCTTCGGACCTTCCACAACGAGATGCCGCGGCGTGAGATCAGCAGCCGCAATCACAAGCACTACCAGGTGCTGCGCGCACTTCGCAAGCGTGACCCTCAGGCGGCTCGCGTGGCGATCCAGGACGACATCCGTTGGAGCGACGTGATCATCGCCTGGCTCGAAAAACAAAACGCGGCCTAA
- a CDS encoding transketolase C-terminal domain-containing protein yields MKMSKLLSTESWQYRALNAMTPGLNYFSDALIELAEEGHPVVAGSADLQYSNGLNKFATRFPERFTQFGISEQNMVTAAAGLATTGYMPFVATFASFLGLLCCEQIRMDVAYSRLPVRLVGHHTGISLGFYGTSHHATEDISTTRAIAGLTVISPADGPQFAAAIKASVHWPEPIYFRIGRGREPEVYEKGTPFVIGKAIEHGQGTDITLIACGMAVKGALDAAQALRAAGHSVGVLDMATIKPLDREAVRKAAARSKLLVTVEEHNVLGGLGAAVAEVLADEVTGARLVRHGIHDEYSLIAPPTHLYAHYRLDGPGIEAVARAALAGGTTESVRTGVAA; encoded by the coding sequence CTGAAAATGAGCAAGCTTCTCAGCACCGAATCCTGGCAATACCGCGCCCTCAACGCCATGACCCCGGGCCTCAACTATTTCTCCGACGCGCTTATCGAGCTAGCGGAGGAAGGCCACCCGGTGGTGGCCGGCTCGGCCGACCTGCAGTACTCGAACGGCCTCAACAAGTTCGCCACCCGCTTTCCCGAACGCTTCACGCAGTTCGGCATCTCTGAGCAGAACATGGTGACGGCCGCCGCCGGGCTGGCGACCACTGGCTACATGCCCTTCGTCGCGACCTTTGCGTCCTTCCTCGGCCTGCTGTGCTGCGAGCAGATCCGCATGGACGTGGCCTACAGCAGGCTGCCGGTGCGCCTGGTCGGCCACCACACCGGCATCTCGCTGGGCTTCTACGGCACCTCGCACCACGCGACCGAGGACATCTCGACAACGCGCGCAATCGCGGGCCTGACGGTGATCTCGCCCGCGGACGGCCCGCAGTTCGCGGCTGCGATCAAGGCCTCGGTGCACTGGCCCGAGCCGATCTACTTCCGCATCGGTCGCGGCCGCGAGCCCGAGGTCTACGAGAAGGGCACGCCCTTCGTCATCGGCAAAGCCATCGAGCACGGCCAAGGCACGGACATCACGCTGATCGCCTGCGGCATGGCCGTCAAGGGTGCGCTCGACGCGGCTCAGGCGCTGCGCGCCGCGGGCCATTCGGTCGGCGTGCTGGACATGGCGACGATCAAGCCGCTGGACCGCGAGGCCGTGCGGAAGGCCGCTGCCCGCTCGAAGCTGCTGGTGACGGTCGAGGAGCACAACGTGCTCGGCGGGCTCGGAGCCGCAGTCGCCGAGGTGCTGGCCGACGAGGTCACGGGCGCACGCCTGGTGCGCCACGGCATCCACGACGAGTACAGCCTGATCGCGCCGCCCACGCACCTCTATGCGCACTACCGGCTCGACGGCCCGGGCATCGAGGCCGTGGCGCGCGCGGCGCTGGCCGGCGGCACCACCGAATCGGTGCGCACCGGAGTCGCGGCATGA